Proteins encoded in a region of the Streptomyces violaceoruber genome:
- a CDS encoding rhamnulokinase — MSTAIDTKAFAAVDLGASSGRVMVGRVGADRLELTEAHRFPNRPVRTPDGLRWDVLALYAGVLDGLRAAGRVDSVGVDSWAVDHGLLDADGVLLGNPVHYRDARTEGVAERVWASLPAGELYAATGLQYAPFNTLYQLVAARGTAQFAAARRLLLIPDLLTYWLTGEQGTELTNASTTQLIDPRTRDWSREVADRLGIDLGLFAPLRRPGDPAGLLRPEVLEETGLAGPVPVTAVGSHDTASAVAAVPASGERFAYICTGTWSLAGLELSAPVLTQESRAANFTNELGLDGTVRYLRNIMGLWLLQESVRAWGDPDLGELLLAAARVPALRSVVDAGDAGFLAPGRMPERIAEACRASGQPVPETPAEVTRCILDSLALAHRAAVGEAQRLAGHPVDVVHVVGGGTRNALLCQLTADACGLPVVAGPTEAAALGNVLVQARAHGLVGDLAGMRRLVARTQSLTRYEPRGDPARWQAAAARLAHR, encoded by the coding sequence ATGAGCACCGCCATCGACACCAAGGCGTTCGCCGCGGTCGACCTCGGCGCGTCCAGCGGGCGCGTCATGGTCGGCCGCGTCGGCGCCGACCGGCTGGAGCTGACCGAGGCGCACCGCTTCCCCAACCGGCCGGTCCGTACGCCCGACGGGCTGCGCTGGGACGTCCTCGCGCTGTACGCCGGCGTGCTGGACGGTCTGCGGGCGGCGGGCCGGGTGGACTCGGTCGGCGTGGACAGCTGGGCCGTCGACCACGGTCTGCTGGACGCGGACGGGGTGCTGCTCGGCAACCCCGTGCACTACCGCGACGCCCGCACGGAGGGCGTCGCGGAGCGGGTGTGGGCCTCGCTGCCCGCCGGGGAGCTGTACGCGGCGACGGGGTTGCAGTACGCGCCCTTCAACACCCTGTACCAGCTCGTCGCCGCCCGGGGCACGGCCCAGTTCGCGGCGGCCCGGCGGCTGTTGCTCATCCCCGACCTGCTGACCTACTGGCTGACCGGCGAGCAGGGCACGGAGCTGACCAACGCCTCCACGACCCAGCTGATCGACCCCCGCACCCGGGACTGGTCACGGGAGGTCGCGGACCGGCTGGGGATCGACCTCGGCCTGTTCGCGCCGCTGCGCCGGCCCGGGGACCCGGCGGGGCTGCTGCGGCCGGAGGTGCTGGAGGAGACGGGACTGGCGGGGCCCGTGCCGGTGACGGCCGTCGGTTCGCACGACACCGCCTCCGCGGTCGCCGCCGTACCGGCATCGGGCGAACGGTTCGCCTACATCTGCACCGGCACCTGGTCGCTGGCCGGGCTCGAACTGTCCGCTCCCGTGCTGACCCAGGAGAGCCGGGCCGCCAACTTCACCAACGAGCTGGGGCTGGACGGCACGGTCCGATACCTGCGCAACATCATGGGGCTGTGGCTGCTCCAGGAGTCCGTGCGGGCCTGGGGCGACCCGGACCTGGGTGAGTTGCTGCTCGCGGCGGCGCGCGTGCCGGCGCTGCGGTCGGTGGTGGACGCGGGTGACGCGGGGTTCCTGGCGCCGGGGCGGATGCCGGAGCGGATCGCCGAGGCGTGCCGCGCCTCGGGGCAGCCGGTGCCCGAGACGCCCGCCGAGGTGACCCGGTGCATCCTCGACTCGCTGGCGCTGGCCCACCGCGCGGCCGTCGGGGAGGCGCAGCGGCTCGCCGGGCATCCGGTCGACGTCGTGCACGTCGTCGGCGGCGGCACCCGCAACGCGCTGCTGTGCCAGCTGACCGCCGACGCCTGCGGGCTGCCGGTGGTGGCGGGGCCGACGGAGGCCGCCGCGCTCGGCAACGTGCTGGTGCAGGCCCGCGCCCACGGCCTGGTCGGCGACCTCGCCGGGATGCGCCGGCTGGTTGCGCGCACCCAGTCGCTGACCCGGTACGAACCGCGCGGCGACCCGGCGCGCTGGCAGGCGGCCGCGGCCCGACTCGCCCACCGGTGA
- a CDS encoding sugar ABC transporter ATP-binding protein: protein MTHPSDTGSAPVLALRDVSKSFGAVRALRDVSLELFPGEVHALAGENGAGKSTLIKTLAGVHRPDAGHVLLDGAPVVFHGPGDARDAGIAVIYQEPTLFPDLSIAENIFMGRQPRRALGRIDHKATHDATAALMLRLGVELDPDRPARGLSIADQQIVEIAKALSFDARVLIMDEPTAALTGSEVARLFGVVRTLRDQGAAVLFISHRLEEIFHICARVTTLRDGAWIASEPLEGMTEDDLVRRMVGRDLDELYPKQEVTPGERALSVRRLTREGVFTDVSFEVRRGEIVALAGLVGAGRTEVARAVFGVDRWDAGEVEVDGKPLVNGAPSTAMAAGLALVPEDRRAQGLVMDMSIERNIGLTGLRTTVKAGLVDRGAERSRSLDWAVKLQVKYARIADTVATLSGGNQQKVVLAKWLATGPKVLIVDEPTRGIDVGTKAEVHRLLSQLAADGVAVLMISSDLPEVLGMADRVLVMHEGRLTAEISRTDATEETVMAAATGRAAA, encoded by the coding sequence ATGACCCACCCGTCCGACACGGGTTCGGCCCCGGTTCTGGCGCTCAGGGACGTCTCCAAGTCCTTCGGCGCGGTCCGTGCGCTGCGGGACGTCTCCCTGGAGCTGTTCCCCGGCGAGGTGCACGCCCTCGCCGGTGAGAACGGCGCCGGAAAGTCGACCCTCATCAAGACGCTGGCCGGAGTGCACCGGCCGGACGCCGGCCACGTGCTGCTCGACGGCGCACCGGTCGTGTTCCACGGTCCCGGCGACGCCCGCGACGCCGGCATCGCCGTGATCTACCAGGAGCCCACCCTCTTCCCCGACCTGTCGATCGCCGAGAACATCTTCATGGGCCGCCAGCCGCGCCGCGCCCTCGGCCGCATCGACCACAAGGCGACCCACGACGCCACCGCCGCACTCATGCTGCGCCTCGGCGTCGAACTCGACCCCGACCGGCCCGCGCGCGGTCTGTCCATCGCGGACCAGCAGATCGTGGAGATCGCCAAGGCCCTCTCCTTCGACGCCCGCGTCCTGATCATGGACGAGCCGACCGCCGCCCTCACCGGCAGCGAGGTGGCCCGGCTCTTCGGGGTGGTGCGCACCCTGCGCGACCAGGGCGCCGCAGTGCTGTTCATCTCCCACCGCCTGGAGGAGATCTTCCACATCTGCGCGCGGGTGACCACCCTGCGCGACGGCGCCTGGATCGCCAGCGAGCCCCTGGAGGGCATGACCGAGGACGACCTGGTGCGCCGCATGGTCGGCCGCGACCTCGACGAGCTGTACCCCAAGCAGGAGGTCACCCCCGGCGAGAGGGCCCTCAGCGTGCGCAGGCTGACCCGCGAGGGCGTCTTCACCGACGTCTCCTTCGAGGTGCGGCGCGGTGAGATCGTCGCGCTGGCCGGACTGGTCGGCGCCGGGCGCACCGAGGTCGCCCGCGCCGTCTTCGGCGTCGACCGCTGGGACGCGGGCGAAGTGGAGGTCGACGGGAAGCCGCTCGTCAACGGCGCGCCCTCCACCGCCATGGCCGCCGGTCTCGCCCTCGTCCCGGAGGACCGCCGCGCCCAGGGGCTGGTGATGGACATGTCCATCGAACGCAACATCGGGCTCACCGGCCTGCGGACGACCGTGAAGGCCGGCCTCGTGGACCGCGGCGCCGAGCGCAGCCGCTCCCTGGACTGGGCGGTCAAGCTCCAGGTCAAGTACGCCCGCATCGCCGACACCGTCGCCACCCTGTCCGGCGGCAACCAGCAGAAGGTCGTCCTCGCCAAGTGGCTGGCCACCGGCCCCAAGGTGCTGATCGTGGACGAGCCCACCCGCGGCATCGACGTCGGCACGAAGGCGGAGGTGCACCGGCTCCTCTCGCAGCTCGCCGCCGACGGCGTGGCCGTCCTGATGATCTCCTCCGACCTGCCCGAGGTGCTCGGCATGGCCGACCGCGTCCTGGTGATGCACGAGGGCCGACTGACCGCCGAGATATCCCGCACCGACGCCACCGAGGAGACCGTGATGGCCGCAGCGACGGGGAGGGCCGCCGCATGA
- a CDS encoding ABC transporter permease, which translates to MADTSLTRAVRWDTVVGALLVVVLLLSFGFVDGFGNALNLSFLIGNTLPIALIALPMTLLVVSGEIDLSVASTAGLSGAVMGALWNQGMTIETIIPICLLLGVVCGLVNGLLVTRLGLPSLAVTIGTMAAYRGIAQIVLGSDAVTDFPSQYLDFAAGRIDGTFVPYAFLPFLVLLAVAVVALHAMPFGRSLFAIGASEEAARFAGIRVKRQKLILFTLTGLMSSLTGVFWALHYASARYDNATGLELSVVAAVLLGGIDFDGGKGTLGGAIAGVFLLGALQNVMSLQDVSAQSQIVVTGVLLVLSVLGPRVARQISLARAGRGAAPAPPSKAPAPTP; encoded by the coding sequence ATGGCTGACACCTCCCTGACGCGCGCCGTCCGCTGGGACACGGTCGTCGGTGCCCTGCTCGTGGTCGTCCTGCTGCTCTCCTTCGGCTTCGTCGACGGGTTCGGCAACGCCCTCAACCTGTCCTTCCTGATCGGCAACACGCTGCCGATCGCGCTCATCGCCCTGCCGATGACGCTGCTGGTCGTCTCCGGCGAGATCGACCTGTCGGTGGCCTCCACCGCGGGCCTGTCCGGCGCGGTGATGGGCGCCCTGTGGAACCAGGGCATGACCATCGAGACGATCATCCCGATCTGCCTGCTGCTCGGCGTGGTCTGCGGTCTGGTCAACGGCCTGCTGGTCACCCGCCTCGGACTGCCCTCCCTCGCCGTCACCATCGGCACCATGGCCGCCTACCGGGGCATCGCGCAGATCGTGCTCGGCTCCGACGCGGTCACCGACTTCCCCTCGCAGTACCTGGACTTCGCGGCCGGACGCATCGACGGCACCTTCGTCCCGTACGCCTTCCTGCCGTTCCTCGTGCTGCTGGCCGTCGCCGTCGTCGCCCTGCACGCCATGCCGTTCGGCCGGTCGCTGTTCGCCATCGGCGCCAGCGAGGAGGCCGCGCGCTTCGCCGGCATCCGGGTCAAGCGGCAGAAGCTGATCCTGTTCACGCTGACCGGCCTGATGTCCTCCCTCACCGGCGTCTTCTGGGCCCTGCACTACGCCAGCGCCCGCTACGACAACGCCACCGGCCTCGAACTGTCCGTCGTCGCCGCCGTGCTCCTGGGCGGCATCGACTTCGACGGCGGCAAGGGCACGCTCGGCGGGGCGATCGCGGGCGTATTCCTGCTCGGCGCGCTGCAGAACGTCATGAGCCTCCAGGACGTCTCCGCCCAGTCGCAGATCGTCGTCACCGGCGTCCTGCTCGTCCTCTCCGTGCTCGGTCCCCGCGTCGCACGGCAGATCTCCCTCGCGAGGGCCGGACGCGGGGCGGCACCGGCGCCCCCGTCCAAGGCGCCCGCCCCCACCCCTTAG
- a CDS encoding L-rhamnose mutarotase, producing the protein MQRVCFLLKVRRDRIAEYRERHAAVWPEMCEALSATGWHNYSLFLRDDGLLVGYLETEDFAAARSGMEATEVNARWQAEMGPLFESLDGDRPDEAMKPLTEVFHLA; encoded by the coding sequence ATGCAGCGCGTCTGTTTCCTGCTCAAGGTCCGAAGGGACCGCATCGCGGAGTACCGCGAACGCCACGCCGCGGTGTGGCCGGAGATGTGCGAGGCGCTCTCCGCCACCGGCTGGCACAACTACTCGCTCTTCCTGCGCGACGACGGCCTGCTCGTCGGCTATCTGGAGACCGAGGACTTCGCCGCCGCCCGGTCCGGCATGGAGGCCACCGAGGTGAACGCCCGCTGGCAGGCGGAGATGGGCCCGCTGTTCGAGTCCCTCGACGGGGACCGCCCCGACGAGGCGATGAAACCCCTCACCGAGGTGTTCCACCTCGCCTGA
- the rhaS gene encoding rhamnose ABC transporter substrate-binding protein has translation MRKSSIRRTCAALAAVTSLALAATACGGTTKEDVKDEGGKAAAAGKADPNAATKKGLTVGFLPKQVNNPYFTVADKGGEKALKELGSSYKEVGTSSGTDTAGQVSYVNTLTQQQVDAIAVSAQDPGALCTALKQAMKNDIKVVTYDSDTNPECRNAFISQASADDIGRTQVQQMAEQIGNKGEIAILSAAQTATNQNAWIEIMKDELKDPKYKDVKLVKVAYGDDDAQKSFQQTQGLLQEHPNLKGIISPTTVGIKAAAQYLSGSKYKGKVKLTGLGTPNDMRKYVKNGTVEAFELWDPAKLGELAARTAVALSSGQITGKEGETFKAGAMGEYTIGKNGVIDLGKPTVFTADNVDQFDF, from the coding sequence ATGCGCAAGTCGTCCATCCGCCGTACCTGTGCGGCCCTCGCCGCAGTCACCTCCCTCGCCCTGGCCGCCACCGCCTGCGGCGGCACCACGAAGGAGGACGTCAAGGACGAGGGCGGCAAGGCCGCCGCCGCGGGCAAGGCCGACCCGAACGCCGCGACGAAGAAGGGGCTGACCGTCGGCTTCCTGCCCAAGCAGGTCAACAACCCCTACTTCACCGTCGCCGACAAGGGCGGCGAGAAGGCCCTGAAGGAGCTGGGCTCCAGCTACAAGGAAGTCGGCACCTCCAGCGGCACCGACACCGCCGGCCAGGTCTCCTACGTCAACACGCTCACCCAGCAGCAGGTCGACGCCATCGCCGTCTCCGCGCAGGACCCGGGCGCCCTGTGCACCGCGCTCAAGCAGGCGATGAAGAACGACATCAAGGTCGTCACCTACGACTCGGACACCAACCCCGAGTGCCGCAACGCCTTCATCTCCCAGGCCTCCGCCGACGACATCGGCCGCACCCAGGTGCAGCAGATGGCCGAGCAGATCGGCAACAAGGGCGAGATCGCGATCCTGTCCGCCGCGCAGACCGCGACGAACCAGAACGCCTGGATCGAGATCATGAAGGACGAGCTGAAGGACCCGAAGTACAAGGACGTCAAGCTGGTCAAGGTCGCCTACGGCGACGACGACGCCCAGAAGTCCTTCCAGCAGACCCAGGGCCTGCTCCAGGAGCACCCGAACCTGAAGGGGATCATCTCCCCGACCACCGTCGGCATCAAGGCCGCCGCCCAGTACCTGTCCGGCTCCAAGTACAAGGGCAAGGTCAAGCTGACCGGCCTCGGCACCCCCAACGACATGCGCAAGTACGTCAAGAACGGCACCGTCGAGGCGTTCGAGCTGTGGGACCCGGCCAAGCTCGGCGAGCTGGCCGCGCGCACCGCCGTCGCCCTGTCCTCCGGGCAGATCACCGGCAAGGAGGGCGAGACCTTCAAGGCCGGCGCCATGGGCGAGTACACCATCGGCAAGAACGGTGTGATCGACCTCGGCAAGCCGACCGTGTTCACCGCCGACAACGTCGACCAGTTCGACTTCTAG
- a CDS encoding (Fe-S)-binding protein — MRVALFLTCVNDTLYAETGRAVVRLLTRLGVEVDFPMAQTCCGQAHYNTGYRHEAEPLARHFADVFAGYDAIVTPSGSCGAMVRELYPRMGERARAEGRGDTLATVLAPVVPKTYELTEFLVDVLGVTDVGAYYPHTVTYHPTCHGLRSLGLGDRPRRLLEAVKGLELVELPGAEECCGFGGTFAVKNSDVSAAMGTDKVRNAESTGADVLCAADNSCLMHIGGTMTRLRTGMRPVHIAEILASTGEAAV, encoded by the coding sequence ATGCGTGTCGCTCTGTTCCTGACCTGCGTCAACGACACGCTCTATGCGGAGACCGGTCGTGCCGTGGTGAGGCTGCTGACCAGACTCGGTGTCGAGGTCGACTTCCCGATGGCCCAGACGTGTTGCGGGCAGGCGCACTACAACACGGGTTACCGGCACGAGGCCGAGCCGCTGGCCCGGCACTTCGCGGACGTGTTCGCGGGCTACGACGCGATCGTGACGCCCTCGGGCTCCTGCGGCGCGATGGTGCGGGAGCTGTATCCGCGGATGGGTGAGCGGGCGCGGGCGGAGGGGCGCGGGGACACGCTCGCGACCGTGCTGGCGCCGGTGGTGCCGAAGACGTACGAGCTGACGGAGTTCCTGGTGGACGTGCTCGGGGTGACGGACGTGGGGGCGTACTACCCGCACACGGTGACGTACCACCCGACCTGCCACGGCCTGCGGAGCCTGGGCCTCGGCGACCGGCCGCGGCGGCTGCTGGAGGCGGTGAAGGGGCTGGAGCTGGTGGAGCTGCCGGGCGCCGAGGAGTGCTGCGGCTTCGGCGGCACCTTCGCCGTGAAGAACTCCGACGTGTCGGCGGCGATGGGCACGGACAAGGTCCGCAACGCCGAGTCCACCGGCGCGGACGTGCTGTGCGCGGCCGACAACTCCTGCCTGATGCACATCGGCGGGACCATGACGCGACTGCGCACGGGCATGCGGCCGGTGCACATCGCGGAGATCCTGGCGAGCACCGGGGAGGCGGCCGTATGA
- a CDS encoding bifunctional rhamnulose-1-phosphate aldolase/short-chain dehydrogenase, giving the protein MGIHPSAAALLARSHRLGADPRNTNYAGGNASAKGTGTDPVTGGEVELMWVKGSGGDLGTLTGAGLAVLRLDRMRALKDVYPGVEREDEMVAAFDYCLHGKGGAAPSIDTAMHGLVEAAHVDHLHPDSGIALACAADGEKLTAECFGDTVVWVPWRRPGFQLGLDIAAVKEANPQAVGCVLGGHGITAWGDTSEECERNSLHIIRTAEAFLAERGKAEPFGPVIPAYAALPEAERRERAAALAPYVRGLASRDRAQVGHFTDADVVLDFLARAEHPRLAALGTSCPDHFLRTKVRPLVLDVAPTAPLEEAVARLKELHAAYREEYAAYYERHAEPDSPAMRGADPAIVLVPGVGMFSFGKDKQTARVAGEFYVNAINVMRGAEAVSTYAPIEESEKFRIEYWALEEAKLRRMPRPKPLATRVALVTGAGSGIGKAIARRLVDEGACVVVADLNAENAAAVAEELGGDDKAVAVTVDVTSEEQIAAAFQAAALAFGGVDLVVNNAGISISKPLLETSAKDWDLQHDIMARGSFLVSREAARVMTAQELGGDIVYIASKNAVFAGPNNIAYSATKADQAHQVRLLAAELGEHGIRVNGVNPDGVVRGSGIFAGGWGAKRAAVYGVPEEKLGEFYAQRTLLKREVLPEHVANAVFALTGGDLTHTTGLHVPVDAGVAAAFLR; this is encoded by the coding sequence ATGGGTATCCACCCCTCAGCCGCCGCCCTCCTCGCCCGTTCCCATCGGCTCGGTGCCGATCCTCGCAACACCAACTACGCCGGCGGCAACGCGTCCGCCAAGGGCACCGGGACCGATCCCGTCACCGGGGGTGAGGTGGAGCTGATGTGGGTCAAGGGGTCCGGAGGGGACCTCGGGACGCTCACCGGGGCCGGGCTCGCCGTGCTGCGGCTGGACCGGATGCGGGCGCTCAAGGACGTCTACCCGGGCGTCGAGCGCGAGGACGAGATGGTCGCCGCCTTCGACTACTGCCTGCACGGCAAGGGCGGCGCCGCGCCCTCGATCGACACGGCCATGCACGGGCTCGTCGAGGCCGCACACGTCGACCACCTCCACCCCGACTCCGGGATCGCGCTGGCCTGCGCGGCGGACGGGGAGAAGCTGACCGCCGAGTGCTTCGGCGACACCGTGGTGTGGGTGCCGTGGCGGCGGCCCGGTTTCCAGCTCGGGCTGGACATCGCCGCCGTCAAGGAGGCCAACCCGCAGGCCGTCGGCTGTGTGCTCGGCGGGCACGGCATCACCGCGTGGGGCGACACCTCCGAGGAGTGCGAGCGCAACTCGCTGCACATCATCCGCACCGCCGAGGCGTTCCTGGCCGAACGCGGGAAGGCCGAGCCGTTCGGTCCGGTCATCCCGGCGTACGCGGCGCTGCCCGAGGCCGAGCGGCGGGAGCGGGCGGCGGCGCTGGCGCCGTACGTCCGTGGTCTGGCGTCCCGGGACCGGGCGCAGGTGGGACACTTCACCGACGCGGACGTGGTGCTGGACTTCCTCGCGCGCGCCGAGCATCCGCGACTCGCCGCGCTCGGCACCTCCTGCCCGGACCACTTCCTGCGCACGAAGGTGCGGCCGCTGGTCCTGGACGTGGCGCCGACCGCGCCGCTGGAGGAGGCGGTGGCCCGGCTCAAGGAGCTGCACGCGGCCTACCGCGAGGAGTACGCCGCCTACTACGAGCGGCACGCCGAGCCCGACTCCCCCGCCATGCGCGGCGCCGACCCGGCGATCGTGCTGGTGCCGGGTGTCGGCATGTTCAGCTTCGGCAAGGACAAGCAGACCGCCCGGGTGGCCGGCGAGTTCTACGTCAACGCGATCAACGTGATGCGCGGGGCCGAGGCGGTGTCGACGTACGCGCCGATCGAGGAGTCGGAGAAGTTCCGCATCGAGTACTGGGCGCTGGAGGAGGCCAAGCTCCGGCGGATGCCGAGGCCGAAGCCGCTGGCCACCCGTGTCGCCCTGGTCACCGGCGCGGGCAGCGGGATCGGGAAGGCGATCGCGCGGCGGCTGGTGGACGAGGGCGCCTGTGTGGTCGTGGCCGACCTGAACGCCGAGAACGCGGCGGCGGTCGCCGAGGAGCTGGGCGGGGACGACAAGGCCGTCGCCGTGACCGTCGACGTCACCTCCGAGGAGCAGATCGCCGCGGCGTTCCAGGCGGCCGCCCTCGCCTTCGGCGGGGTCGACCTGGTGGTCAACAACGCGGGGATCTCCATCTCCAAGCCGCTGCTGGAGACCTCCGCGAAGGACTGGGACCTCCAGCACGACATCATGGCCCGCGGTTCCTTCCTCGTCTCGCGCGAGGCCGCCCGGGTGATGACCGCGCAGGAGCTGGGCGGCGACATCGTCTACATCGCGTCGAAGAACGCCGTGTTCGCCGGCCCGAACAACATCGCCTACTCCGCCACCAAGGCCGACCAGGCCCATCAGGTGCGCCTGCTCGCCGCCGAGCTGGGCGAGCACGGCATCCGCGTCAACGGCGTCAACCCGGACGGCGTGGTGCGCGGTTCCGGGATCTTCGCGGGCGGCTGGGGTGCCAAGCGGGCGGCGGTGTACGGCGTGCCGGAGGAGAAGCTGGGCGAGTTCTACGCGCAGCGGACCCTGCTCAAGCGCGAGGTGCTGCCCGAGCACGTCGCCAACGCCGTGTTCGCGCTGACCGGCGGCGACCTGACGCACACCACCGGTCTGCACGTCCCGGTCGACGCCGGCGTCGCCGCCGCGTTCCTGCGATGA
- a CDS encoding ABC transporter permease has translation MTVTAPEKAPAADVPKAGATRLVDRIFKMRELAILLVFLVMIGITQAGNSEFLSEQGIKDLLLNATILVLVATGQSLVVITRNVDLSVGSTLGISAFAAGTYLQGGGNPVVAVLLAVLTGVGFGLLNGALVSLGQVPALVVTLGTLYIIRGIDSIWVGSRQITAADLPGGFVDFGSGGISAVPWLAMIALAVLVATAYYLKHFGSGRELYALGSNPEAARLAGIPVRKRILAAYTFCGALAGLAGALYLARFGNVDSGTGNGYELTVVSAVVVGGVVFTGGSGSVYGAALGALLLTSINSVLPALGVSSVWVLAINGILLILAIAVDRIVALRVANALKKRNARHG, from the coding sequence ATGACGGTCACCGCACCGGAGAAGGCGCCCGCGGCCGACGTGCCGAAGGCCGGCGCCACCCGGCTGGTGGACCGCATCTTCAAGATGCGCGAACTGGCCATCCTGCTCGTCTTCCTGGTGATGATCGGCATCACCCAGGCCGGCAACAGCGAGTTCCTGTCCGAGCAGGGCATCAAGGACCTCCTGCTGAACGCGACCATCCTGGTCCTGGTCGCCACCGGACAGTCCCTGGTCGTCATCACCCGCAACGTCGACCTGTCCGTCGGCTCCACCCTCGGCATCAGCGCCTTCGCCGCCGGCACCTACCTCCAGGGCGGCGGCAACCCCGTCGTGGCCGTGCTGCTCGCCGTGCTGACGGGCGTCGGATTCGGACTGCTCAACGGCGCGCTGGTCAGCCTCGGCCAGGTGCCCGCCCTGGTCGTCACCCTCGGCACCCTGTACATCATCCGCGGCATCGACTCCATCTGGGTCGGCTCCCGGCAGATCACCGCGGCCGACCTGCCCGGCGGGTTCGTCGACTTCGGCTCCGGCGGCATCTCCGCCGTGCCCTGGCTGGCCATGATCGCCCTGGCGGTGCTCGTCGCCACGGCGTACTACCTCAAGCACTTCGGCAGCGGACGCGAGCTGTACGCCCTCGGCTCCAACCCGGAGGCCGCCCGGCTGGCCGGCATCCCGGTCCGCAAGCGGATCCTGGCCGCCTACACCTTCTGCGGCGCCCTCGCCGGACTCGCCGGCGCCCTCTACCTGGCCCGCTTCGGCAACGTCGACTCGGGCACCGGCAACGGCTACGAACTGACCGTCGTCAGCGCCGTGGTGGTCGGCGGCGTCGTCTTCACCGGCGGCTCCGGCAGCGTCTACGGCGCGGCCCTCGGCGCGCTGCTGCTGACCTCGATCAACAGCGTGCTGCCCGCCCTCGGCGTCAGCTCCGTGTGGGTGCTGGCCATCAACGGCATCCTGCTCATCCTCGCCATCGCCGTCGACCGGATCGTCGCGCTGCGCGTGGCCAACGCCCTGAAGAAGAGGAACGCCCGCCATGGCTGA
- the rhaI gene encoding L-rhamnose isomerase, whose product MTELAAVKAALKTQAVETPSWAYGNSGTRFKVFAQPGVPRDPFEKLDDAAKVHEFTGAAPTVALHIPWDRVEDYAALAAHAEKRGVRIGAINSNTFQDDDYRLGSICHPDAAVRRKAVDHLLECVDIMDATGSRDLKLWFADGTNYPGQDDIRSRQDRLAEGLAEVYERLGEGQRMLLEYKLFEPAFYTTDVPDWGTAYAHCLKLGEKAQVVVDTGHHAPGTNIEFIVATLLREGKLGGFDFNSRFYADDDLMVGAADPFQLFRIMYEVVRGGGFTSDVAFMLDQCHNIEAKIPAIIRSVMNVQEATAKALLVDGTALAEAQAAGDVLEANAVLMDAYNTDVRPLLREVREESGLDPEPMKAYRSCGWAEKVVAERVGGQQAGWGA is encoded by the coding sequence GTGACCGAGCTCGCCGCGGTGAAAGCCGCGCTCAAGACCCAGGCCGTCGAGACGCCGTCGTGGGCGTACGGCAACTCGGGCACCCGCTTCAAGGTGTTCGCCCAGCCCGGTGTCCCGCGCGACCCCTTCGAGAAGCTGGACGACGCGGCGAAGGTGCACGAGTTCACCGGCGCGGCCCCGACCGTCGCCCTGCACATCCCGTGGGACCGGGTCGAGGACTACGCCGCGCTGGCGGCGCACGCCGAGAAGCGGGGCGTGCGGATCGGCGCGATCAACTCCAACACCTTCCAGGACGACGACTACAGGCTGGGCAGCATCTGCCACCCCGACGCGGCGGTGCGCCGGAAGGCCGTCGACCACCTGCTGGAGTGCGTCGACATCATGGACGCCACCGGCTCGCGCGACCTGAAGCTGTGGTTCGCCGACGGCACGAACTACCCGGGACAGGACGACATCCGGTCCCGGCAGGACCGGCTGGCCGAGGGCCTGGCCGAGGTGTACGAGCGGCTCGGCGAGGGGCAGCGGATGCTCCTGGAGTACAAGCTCTTCGAGCCGGCGTTCTACACGACGGACGTGCCGGACTGGGGCACGGCGTACGCGCACTGTCTCAAGCTGGGCGAGAAGGCCCAGGTCGTGGTCGACACGGGACACCACGCGCCGGGCACGAACATCGAGTTCATCGTGGCGACGCTGCTGCGGGAGGGGAAGCTCGGCGGGTTCGACTTCAACTCGCGGTTCTACGCCGACGACGACCTGATGGTGGGTGCCGCCGACCCGTTCCAGCTGTTCCGGATCATGTACGAGGTGGTGCGCGGGGGCGGGTTCACCTCCGACGTGGCGTTCATGCTCGACCAGTGCCACAACATCGAGGCGAAGATCCCGGCGATCATCCGGTCGGTGATGAACGTGCAGGAGGCGACGGCGAAGGCGCTGCTGGTCGACGGCACCGCCCTGGCCGAGGCGCAGGCCGCGGGGGATGTGCTGGAGGCGAACGCGGTGCTGATGGACGCGTACAACACGGACGTGCGGCCGCTGCTCCGGGAAGTGCGGGAGGAGTCGGGGCTGGACCCCGAACCCATGAAGGCGTACCGCTCCTGCGGGTGGGCGGAGAAGGTCGTTGCCGAGCGGGTCGGTGGGCAGCAGGCCGGGTGGGGGGCGTAG